In Brachypodium distachyon strain Bd21 chromosome 2, Brachypodium_distachyon_v3.0, whole genome shotgun sequence, one genomic interval encodes:
- the LOC104583143 gene encoding transcription repressor OFP1 translates to MAMGGNPLSVTVVSGEPRRLTPTVQSEDETGQNEHLTPHAWAWPPLPSSRSRYLCFSGPKSLWSCASSVFSSLAPASSHHSEQQSGRVLLAGNGKGKGKAMAGGQRRSFRMSDMIPNAWFYKLRDMRARGGRGRGPAAARRSLSARWEDREVQQQQQQPSSRWNREVSVQQPPPPSSPSPGNREDAVVDVLQQPAMARKGSPPIHLHRASYYTATRDRELAPPRRRRHRAPAAHGEKESFVVQAPVSVSPRRRRDMSIDDLDAAVFQKPMVIADPSDDDNNNEGNVIATEEHIVIDLVRDKSTPETQSVPVLPPIVTTPVKKPQAELPDAMATGAGSASEKSNPRRSSSSKPRRVKTRATRSPRLAAPATAARKGAQSNWTAPPPASPPPPSSPEPEPDPILDSYAVVVLSSDIRKDFRESMEEMIADKGIRDAADLEDLLACYLVLNEAKFHEIIVEVFEEIWISLANARP, encoded by the exons ATGGCGATGGGCGGAAACCCTCTTAGTGTTACAGTG GTGTCCGGTGAGCCAAGGAGGCTGACGCCCACAGTCCAGAGCGAAGACGAGACCGGACAAAACGAGCACCTGACGCCCCACGCTTGGGcgtggccgccgctgccttcgTCACGCAGCCGCTATTTATGCTTCTCCGGGCCCAAGTCACTCTGGTCGTGCGCCTCCAGCGTTTTCTCCTCGCTGGCCCCCGCTAGCAGCCATCACAGCGAACAACAGAGCGGCAGAGTTCTCCTCGCCGGCAACGGCAAGGGCAAGGGCaaggccatggccggcggccaGCGCAGGTCGTTCCGCATGTCCGACATGATCCCCAACGCCTGGTTCTACAAGCTCCGCGACATGCGCGCCCGTGGCGGACGCGGGcgcggccccgccgccgcgcgccggtCGCTGTCTGCTCGCTGGGAGGACAGGGAggtccagcagcagcagcagcagccgtctTCTCGGTGGAACAGGGAGGTCTCCGTCCagcagcccccgccgccgtcttctccgtctccgggGAACAGGGAGGATGCCGTCGTCGACGTACTCCAGCAGCCGGCCATGGCGAGGAAGGGATCCCCCCCGATCCATCTTCACAGGGCGTCCTACTACACCGCCACCAGAGACAGGGAGCTCGcgcctccaaggaggaggCGCCACAGGGCTCCCGCGGCGCACGGCGAGAAGGAGTCCTTCGTCGTCCAGGCGCCTGTAAGTGTAAGCCCCCGTCGGCGTCGTGACATGAGCATCGATGACCTTGACGCCGCGGTGTTCCAGAAGCCGATGGTGATCGCCGACCCTTCGgacgacgacaacaacaaCGAAGGTAACGTGATCGCGACCGAGGAGCACATCGTCATCGACCTAGTCCGGGACAAGAGCACGCCCGAGACCCAGAGTGTTCCCGTGCTCCCACCAATCGTGACTACCCCGGTGAAGAAGCCGCAGGCCGAGCTCCCCGACGCCATGGCCACGGGAGCTGGCTCTGCCTCGGAGAAGAGCAACCCGAGGCGCTCTTCCAGTTCCAAGCCGCGCCGCGTCAAGACGCGCGCGACCAGGAGCCCGCggctggcggcgccggccaccgccgccaggaAAGGGGCGCAAAGCAACTGgacggcgccaccgccggcgtcgccgccgccgccgtcgtcgccagAGCCAGAGCCAGACCCGATCCTGGATAGCtacgcggtggtggtgctgtCGAGCGACATCCGGAAGGACTTCCGCGAGTCCATGGAGGAGATGATCGCCGACAAGGGCATCCGCGACGCCGCCGACCTGGAGGACCTCCTCGCCTGCTACCTCGTCCTCAACGAGGCCAAGTTCCATGAGATCATCGTCGAGGTGTTCGAGGAGATTTGGATCAGCCTCGCCAACGCCAGGCCCTGA